A stretch of Brassica rapa cultivar Chiifu-401-42 chromosome A08, CAAS_Brap_v3.01, whole genome shotgun sequence DNA encodes these proteins:
- the LOC103834258 gene encoding uncharacterized protein LOC103834258, whose protein sequence is MAYVNKVSAVAAILFFAVAVAPLLAEPQTPMFPKMDPVCASLMPNLLEKCFSTVRETPTDDCCSDLKSATTTQVTCLCDNYIANPAVVNFTGPYSAGITTKCGVFDKYSCNGSSNGGGEGSSSNSSSSSNGKDNSKSEGSGGRANKVAASIMAVFGLVASLIFVMF, encoded by the exons ATGGCTTACGTTAACAAGGTTTCAGCGGTTGCAGCCATTTTATTttttgcggttgcggttgctcCGCTGCTAGCTGAGCCACAGACACCAATGTTTCCTAAGATGGATCCTGTATGTGCCTCACTGATGCCTAACCTTCTCGAAAAGTGTTTCTCAACCGTTAGAGAAACGCCAACGGATGATTGCTGCAGCGATCTCAAATCCGCGACCACAACCCAAGTCACTTGCCTTTGTGATAATTACATTGCAAACCCGGCGGTTGTGAACTTCACGGGACCTTACTCCGCCGGAATCACAACCAAATGTGGCGTTTTTGACAAATACTCTTGCAACGGTAGTAGTAATG gaggaggagaaggaagcAGCAGCAACAGTAGCAGTAGCAGCAATGGCAAAGACAATAGCAAAAGTGAGGGTAGTGGAGGAAGAGCGAACAAGGTTGCTGCATCAATAATGGCTGTTTTTGGTTTAGTTGCAAGTCTAATCTTCGTTATGTTTTAA